One segment of Haloplanus natans DSM 17983 DNA contains the following:
- the pdxA gene encoding 4-hydroxythreonine-4-phosphate dehydrogenase PdxA produces MENAKPRIGLTMGDPAGIGPEVTLKALADDGVRDAARVVVYGDYDHLTSVRDRLGLGVGLRRITALDEAAYGDAVDVVDFDNVGTFEYGDLRAANGRVSLAYVDRSLDHAIDGRLDGLCNAPIHKEAINLAGSEYAGHTAMMADRTDTERYTALLTDGEINVTHVSLHIPLSEAVERITTENVLDTLRTTHEALPEVGVEDPSLGVVGVNPHAGDGGVIGSLDDEAVAPAVERARDEGIDAQGPFPPDSAFNRALDDHYDCMVAMYHDQGHIPLFVNSHVDGGGVGATVLILGFPFVRATTLHGTAYDIAGEGIAAPDSMITGITLAADAVRQRA; encoded by the coding sequence ATGGAGAACGCCAAGCCACGGATCGGGCTGACGATGGGCGATCCGGCCGGGATCGGTCCGGAAGTGACGCTGAAAGCACTCGCCGACGACGGCGTCCGGGACGCGGCCCGGGTCGTCGTCTACGGCGACTACGATCACCTCACGTCGGTCCGGGATCGGCTCGGACTCGGCGTCGGCCTCCGGCGGATCACGGCCCTCGACGAGGCGGCATACGGGGACGCCGTGGACGTGGTCGACTTCGACAACGTCGGGACGTTCGAGTACGGCGACCTGCGAGCGGCGAACGGCCGCGTGAGTCTGGCCTACGTCGATCGGAGCCTCGATCACGCCATCGATGGACGCCTCGACGGGCTCTGTAACGCCCCGATCCACAAGGAGGCGATCAACCTCGCGGGCAGCGAGTACGCGGGCCACACGGCCATGATGGCCGACCGAACCGACACCGAGCGCTACACGGCGTTGCTCACCGACGGGGAGATCAACGTCACGCACGTGAGCCTCCACATCCCACTGTCGGAGGCCGTCGAGCGCATCACGACCGAGAACGTGTTGGACACCCTCCGAACCACCCACGAGGCGCTTCCGGAGGTCGGCGTCGAGGACCCCTCGCTCGGCGTCGTCGGGGTCAACCCCCACGCCGGCGACGGCGGCGTGATCGGCTCGCTCGACGACGAGGCGGTCGCGCCGGCGGTCGAACGGGCACGCGACGAGGGGATCGACGCCCAGGGGCCGTTCCCGCCCGACAGCGCGTTCAACAGGGCGCTCGACGACCACTACGACTGTATGGTGGCGATGTATCACGACCAAGGCCACATCCCCCTGTTCGTCAACAGCCACGTCGACGGCGGCGGCGTCGGCGCGACGGTACTCATCCTCGGGTTCCCGTTCGTGCGCGCCACGACGCTGCACGGGACCGCCTACGACATCGCCGGCGAGGGAATCGCCGCCCCCGACAGCATGATCACCGGCATCACGCTCGCGGCGGACGCCGTGCGCCAGCGCGCATGA
- a CDS encoding TIGR00266 family protein, which translates to MDHDISHRPSYAQLTLSLDAGESVRAEAGAMVSYTGDIDVETGADGGLLQSLSRSVFGGESFFMNTFTANGASELSLAPALSGDVQHHDLTDETLFVQSTSFLASDPDIEVDTKFGGGKTFFGGEGLFLLKLTGTGPAFISSYGAIDQHRVESGETRVVDTGHVVAFEESLDFKVRRVGGLKSTLFSGEGLVCAFSGEGTVWTQSRSPDAFLSWLVPKLPTNGSN; encoded by the coding sequence ATGGACCACGACATCAGTCACCGGCCGTCGTACGCCCAGCTAACCCTCTCGCTCGACGCCGGCGAGTCGGTCCGCGCCGAGGCCGGCGCGATGGTGAGTTACACCGGCGATATCGACGTCGAGACCGGGGCCGACGGGGGGCTGTTGCAGTCGCTCTCGCGGTCGGTGTTCGGCGGCGAGTCGTTTTTCATGAACACCTTCACCGCAAACGGCGCGAGCGAACTGAGCCTGGCGCCGGCGCTCTCCGGTGACGTGCAACACCACGACCTGACCGACGAGACGCTGTTCGTCCAGTCCACGTCCTTTCTCGCTTCGGACCCGGACATCGAAGTCGACACGAAGTTCGGGGGCGGGAAGACCTTCTTCGGCGGCGAGGGTCTGTTCCTGCTGAAACTCACGGGAACGGGACCGGCCTTCATCTCCAGTTACGGCGCCATCGACCAACACCGCGTCGAATCCGGCGAGACACGCGTCGTCGACACCGGCCACGTCGTCGCGTTCGAGGAGTCGCTGGACTTCAAGGTGCGGCGCGTCGGCGGCCTCAAGTCGACGCTGTTCAGCGGAGAGGGGCTGGTCTGTGCGTTCAGCGGCGAGGGGACCGTCTGGACTCAGAGCCGGAGTCCGGACGCCTTCCTGTCGTGGCTCGTCCCGAAGCTGCCGACGAACGGATCGAACTGA
- a CDS encoding DR2241 family protein: protein MPTPTPVDALREAAADGVDFDGLRVTREGDDFRLAVPDASYAALSPDEFADAAREHRAYAENWLFWHGHAPQANDAWAFLRWVERAADLSVPERYERLGDGLTREWGQVAVTARLTDDGRRRYDLRHADEVGADPDALSTYADPHEARRLRKFDDDGDYRPLSTAPTLRHGWAFADLDPAAAVRAVEDFYPATIANWHREREGTLDVTHWHEAVSRQTGIYGVVQTWDRGEGHEHVNWVAEACCDDSQCCKRREWEYDDETPLDVPGGDGVFPCREPCSLVVATARTWTRMEAEQSHTYAFDLTPSEKAQIEEIIDAVADGRIDDIRAGDTSDGANRFRARFLRAKLFDDGNLCGVPTEGEGT, encoded by the coding sequence ATGCCGACCCCGACGCCGGTCGACGCCCTGCGCGAGGCGGCGGCCGACGGCGTCGACTTCGACGGGCTACGGGTCACACGCGAGGGCGACGACTTCCGCCTCGCCGTCCCCGACGCGAGTTACGCGGCCCTCTCGCCAGACGAATTCGCCGACGCCGCCCGAGAGCACCGCGCGTACGCCGAGAACTGGCTGTTCTGGCACGGCCACGCGCCACAGGCCAACGACGCGTGGGCGTTTCTCCGGTGGGTCGAGCGCGCGGCCGATCTGTCCGTTCCCGAGCGGTACGAACGACTCGGCGACGGCCTCACTCGCGAGTGGGGGCAGGTCGCCGTCACCGCTCGGCTGACCGACGACGGCCGGCGCCGGTACGACCTGCGACACGCCGACGAGGTCGGTGCCGACCCCGACGCGCTATCGACCTACGCCGACCCCCACGAGGCCCGTCGGCTTCGAAAGTTCGACGACGACGGCGACTACCGGCCGCTGTCGACGGCTCCGACCCTCCGTCACGGCTGGGCGTTTGCCGACCTCGATCCCGCCGCGGCGGTCCGGGCAGTCGAGGACTTTTACCCCGCGACGATAGCGAACTGGCACCGCGAACGCGAGGGGACCCTCGACGTGACCCACTGGCACGAAGCCGTCTCGCGCCAGACCGGCATCTACGGCGTCGTCCAGACCTGGGACCGCGGCGAGGGCCACGAACACGTGAACTGGGTCGCCGAGGCCTGCTGTGACGACTCGCAGTGTTGCAAGCGCCGCGAGTGGGAGTACGACGACGAGACGCCCCTCGACGTTCCGGGCGGTGACGGCGTCTTTCCCTGTCGCGAGCCGTGCTCGCTCGTCGTCGCCACCGCCCGCACGTGGACCCGGATGGAAGCCGAGCAGTCCCACACCTACGCCTTCGACCTCACGCCGAGCGAGAAGGCACAGATCGAGGAGATCATCGACGCCGTCGCCGACGGCCGAATCGACGATATCCGCGCCGGCGACACGAGCGACGGCGCCAACCGCTTTCGGGCCCGATTTCTCCGCGCCAAACTGTTCGACGACGGGAACCTGTGTGGAGTGCCGACAGAGGGGGAGGGCACGTAG
- a CDS encoding DUF7282 domain-containing protein, translating to MGSGSRLAGNGLGLDARGAVAGSATRNWWGAADGPSGVFDGAGDAVRGNVLARPFYTDADLTALSAPVRASVTFDGATVPPGTTTVRVDRANYTGGPYVVVLARERSPGDGEPNRSAPVGVSAPLSTGAHTDVPVDVGATLSADDGLDSLDANATLVARLYRVGPSNATHGEATNATAETAVTVEPPTTTVAAGTVTAAANGTITVPIRARNVTDAVYFAATVSYDPAVANVTDIVVPGLGSDPSVSLDNGSGTARFQAQYTGRDAPVANLTLDVTATNGSTPIRVTAATVYRGDAADPTVETANGRLTVVDPRATVTDTTLDVTTVRPNGTVTVTATLSNPTAVAGPVTVPLRVDGVTTTTLIRTLPADGNVTARFTYTSESTGTRMLAVGDGANRSLVVAAVDIEETNTTTRIGGLTAPGTPLSVPLNGTNGTTDAGVSLDRLNVSTTRETDVSLSVNVSADPGGVPALGDAAAYINVSESAPEDALDRVVFEFSVATERLSDPATAELYRYHDGSWSALETTYLGVEDGEYRFRTISPGLSVFAVRDAPSPAESSDETYDGQDTPTDSTDDSLTPEPAPEPTDDTTPDGSTATATTPDEEEGTAAPPATPEPDAGDGSTATAAPAPDRETTPSPEPAGFGPRGIGALALFLVAVVLGALWYRRR from the coding sequence ATGGGCTCGGGGAGCCGACTCGCGGGCAACGGCCTCGGGCTGGACGCCCGGGGAGCGGTGGCCGGGTCGGCGACCCGGAACTGGTGGGGCGCGGCCGACGGCCCGAGCGGCGTCTTCGACGGCGCCGGCGACGCCGTCCGCGGCAACGTCCTCGCCCGGCCGTTCTACACCGACGCCGACCTGACGGCGCTCAGCGCGCCGGTCCGGGCGTCGGTCACGTTCGACGGGGCGACCGTCCCGCCGGGCACGACGACGGTTCGGGTCGACCGCGCCAACTACACCGGCGGCCCCTACGTGGTCGTCCTCGCCCGCGAGCGGTCGCCCGGCGACGGCGAGCCGAACCGCTCGGCGCCCGTCGGCGTCTCGGCACCGCTCTCGACCGGGGCACACACGGACGTGCCCGTCGATGTCGGGGCGACGCTGTCGGCCGACGACGGTCTCGATAGCCTCGACGCGAACGCGACGCTCGTCGCGCGGCTCTACCGCGTCGGCCCGTCGAACGCGACCCACGGCGAGGCGACGAACGCCACGGCCGAAACGGCGGTGACCGTCGAGCCGCCGACCACGACTGTCGCCGCTGGAACGGTCACCGCGGCCGCGAACGGGACGATCACCGTGCCGATCCGCGCCCGCAACGTGACCGACGCCGTCTACTTCGCCGCGACCGTCTCCTACGATCCGGCCGTGGCGAACGTGACGGATATCGTCGTCCCCGGTCTCGGCTCCGATCCGAGCGTCTCGCTCGACAACGGGTCGGGGACGGCTCGATTCCAGGCCCAGTATACGGGCCGTGACGCGCCCGTTGCCAACCTGACCCTCGACGTGACGGCGACCAACGGGTCGACTCCGATACGCGTCACGGCGGCCACCGTCTACCGTGGCGACGCCGCCGATCCGACGGTCGAGACGGCGAACGGCCGCCTCACCGTCGTCGACCCGCGGGCGACCGTCACGGACACGACACTCGACGTGACGACGGTCCGGCCGAACGGGACGGTGACGGTGACTGCCACCCTCTCGAACCCGACGGCGGTCGCCGGCCCGGTCACGGTGCCGCTCCGCGTCGACGGCGTCACGACGACGACGCTGATCCGGACGCTCCCGGCCGACGGGAACGTGACGGCCCGGTTCACCTACACCTCCGAATCGACGGGGACGAGAATGCTCGCCGTCGGCGACGGCGCCAACCGCTCGCTCGTCGTCGCGGCGGTCGATATCGAGGAGACGAACACCACGACGCGCATCGGCGGGCTGACCGCACCCGGCACGCCGCTGTCGGTCCCGCTGAACGGGACGAACGGAACGACCGACGCCGGCGTCTCGCTCGACCGGCTGAACGTCTCGACGACCCGGGAAACCGACGTGTCGCTTTCGGTGAACGTCAGCGCCGATCCGGGCGGCGTCCCGGCGCTCGGCGACGCCGCTGCCTACATCAACGTCAGCGAGTCCGCGCCGGAGGACGCCCTCGACCGTGTCGTCTTCGAGTTCTCGGTCGCGACGGAGCGACTCTCCGATCCCGCGACTGCGGAACTCTACCGCTACCACGACGGCTCGTGGAGCGCGCTGGAGACGACGTATCTGGGCGTCGAGGACGGCGAGTACCGCTTCCGGACCATCTCGCCCGGGCTCTCCGTGTTCGCCGTGCGGGACGCGCCGTCGCCCGCCGAGTCGTCCGACGAGACGTACGACGGACAGGACACGCCGACCGACTCGACGGACGACTCGTTGACGCCCGAACCGGCACCGGAGCCGACCGACGACACGACGCCGGACGGCTCGACGGCCACCGCCACGACGCCCGACGAGGAGGAGGGGACCGCCGCCCCGCCGGCGACGCCCGAACCGGACGCCGGCGATGGATCGACCGCGACGGCAGCCCCCGCGCCGGATCGGGAGACGACGCCGTCGCCCGAACCCGCGGGCTTCGGTCCGCGCGGGATCGGTGCGCTCGCCCTCTTCCTCGTGGCCGTCGTCCTCGGCGCGCTATGGTACCGACGCCGTTGA
- a CDS encoding CbiX/SirB N-terminal domain-containing protein: MSEALLIVAHGSHLNPRSSAPAQDHADTIRSAGAFGEVREAYWKEEPSLRNALRTVTADEVYVVPLFVSEGYFTEEVIPRELRLDFDAADWDSNGTSADFVTCAPADVNKTVHYCGPVGTHDAMTDVIVRRAETVTGDPDVGAGAALAVVGHGTKRNENSAKAIQYHADRVRSRGRFDEVRALFMDEPPEIDDVTDHFESDDIVVVPLFIADGYHTQEDIPADMGIAADGGYAVPTRLDGHDIWYAGAIGTEALLADVILERAADAGAGVAPDRTHAAAGGD; the protein is encoded by the coding sequence ATGAGCGAGGCACTGTTGATCGTCGCCCACGGCTCACACCTGAATCCACGGTCCAGCGCGCCGGCGCAGGACCACGCCGACACGATCCGGTCCGCCGGGGCGTTCGGCGAGGTCCGCGAGGCCTACTGGAAGGAGGAGCCGTCACTCCGAAACGCCCTCCGGACGGTGACCGCCGACGAGGTGTACGTCGTCCCCCTCTTCGTCAGCGAGGGCTACTTCACCGAGGAGGTGATCCCCCGCGAACTCCGTCTCGATTTCGACGCTGCGGACTGGGACTCGAACGGGACGAGCGCCGACTTCGTCACCTGTGCGCCCGCGGACGTGAACAAGACCGTCCACTACTGTGGGCCGGTGGGGACACACGACGCGATGACGGACGTGATCGTTCGCCGGGCCGAGACGGTGACGGGCGATCCGGACGTGGGCGCGGGCGCCGCCCTCGCCGTCGTCGGTCACGGCACCAAGCGCAACGAGAACTCCGCGAAAGCCATCCAGTACCACGCCGACCGGGTTCGCTCCCGCGGCCGGTTCGACGAGGTCCGGGCGCTGTTCATGGACGAACCGCCCGAGATCGACGACGTGACCGATCACTTCGAGAGCGACGATATCGTCGTCGTGCCACTGTTTATCGCCGACGGCTACCACACCCAGGAGGATATCCCAGCCGACATGGGCATCGCCGCTGACGGCGGCTACGCGGTGCCGACGCGACTCGACGGCCACGACATCTGGTACGCCGGCGCCATCGGCACCGAGGCGTTGCTCGCCGACGTGATCCTCGAACGTGCGGCGGACGCCGGCGCCGGCGTCGCGCCCGACCGCACTCACGCTGCCGCGGGTGGTGACTGA
- a CDS encoding YgaP family membrane protein, translated as MQPNVGATDRTVRIGLGAIAGLVSLAILLGALSLPPVLSPVLGVAALVLLATGLTSFCGLYAVLGVDTCNTGVR; from the coding sequence ATGCAACCGAACGTCGGCGCGACCGATCGGACCGTCAGAATCGGACTCGGGGCCATCGCCGGACTCGTCTCGCTGGCCATCCTGCTGGGCGCGCTCTCGCTCCCGCCCGTGCTGTCGCCCGTTCTCGGCGTGGCGGCACTCGTTTTGCTCGCGACCGGGTTGACCAGTTTCTGCGGACTGTACGCGGTACTGGGCGTGGACACGTGCAACACCGGAGTGCGGTAG
- a CDS encoding right-handed parallel beta-helix repeat-containing protein, with translation MTRDDLTLSRRKALAALGSVGVASAGAGLGTSAYFSDQETFENNQLTAGTLDMKVAWDEHYSDWMDGEAAVAGMPNGGMPTFRLPPGTVDDGEAIELVVDDGPGFLNATRQEQGNGGIYGSAADLCTDDDADATGAPLIDLADVKPGDFGFGLFRFQLCDNPGKLWLTGGLERAAEADQTEPEADDPDEYGDAGATNPALVELLDAIQVAFGVGTTRDLAAADPAANLLPEPDPNSAVPQPATQFTLREFLTLARSGDGIPLAGDIDAETGGGSGRPCFAGGTAESGEGHYVSVVWWLPIDHGNEVQSDEATFDLGFYTEQCRHNGTADAYVESGESLQAAINAADEGDTVEVAADRFEVSGDPLVVDTPGLTLRSVGPRATIARTDAKTGAAVDITADDVTFERFEVTYPGGLLGIKVTGPSSGVTVRNNRIRDVGPFGNLGVTGIIAQGGAHEDLTIENNLVENLSNEIGANAGFPTVNGIFVDDTSIADSTIANNVVRDLESDIAPIGIILNPPAENVTVAGNYVTDLLASPSVDSDDTDDATSYSFTFAQGINITSDPTTNVAVVENTVTDVTSDVQFRGEAVKIDGDASGVALNRNNLLAPFGVNNADGSELDATDNWWGDPAGPEVATGNPPSTTDPDRRDVLGNVDFDPFLTESYD, from the coding sequence ATGACACGAGACGACCTCACCCTCTCACGACGGAAGGCACTCGCCGCGCTGGGGAGCGTCGGCGTCGCCTCGGCAGGCGCCGGACTCGGGACGAGCGCGTACTTCTCCGATCAGGAGACGTTCGAAAACAATCAGCTGACCGCCGGCACCCTCGATATGAAGGTGGCCTGGGACGAGCACTACTCGGACTGGATGGACGGCGAGGCGGCCGTCGCCGGGATGCCGAACGGTGGGATGCCGACGTTCCGCCTCCCGCCGGGCACCGTCGACGACGGCGAGGCCATCGAACTCGTCGTCGACGACGGACCGGGATTCCTCAACGCCACCCGCCAAGAGCAGGGCAACGGCGGCATCTACGGCAGTGCGGCAGACCTCTGTACCGACGACGACGCCGACGCGACCGGCGCGCCGCTGATCGACCTCGCGGACGTGAAACCCGGCGACTTCGGCTTCGGCCTGTTCCGGTTCCAGCTCTGTGACAACCCCGGCAAACTCTGGTTGACCGGCGGACTGGAGCGTGCCGCCGAGGCGGACCAGACCGAACCCGAGGCCGACGACCCGGACGAGTACGGCGACGCGGGGGCGACGAATCCGGCACTCGTCGAACTCCTCGACGCGATCCAAGTCGCCTTCGGCGTCGGTACCACCCGTGATCTCGCGGCGGCCGACCCGGCGGCGAACCTCCTTCCGGAACCGGACCCCAACAGCGCTGTCCCCCAGCCCGCGACCCAGTTCACCCTCCGGGAGTTCCTGACACTCGCGAGGAGTGGCGACGGTATTCCGCTCGCGGGCGACATCGACGCCGAAACCGGCGGTGGCTCCGGCCGCCCCTGTTTCGCCGGCGGCACCGCCGAGTCCGGCGAGGGCCACTACGTCTCGGTGGTCTGGTGGCTCCCGATCGATCACGGCAACGAGGTACAGAGCGACGAGGCGACCTTCGACCTCGGGTTCTACACCGAGCAGTGCCGGCACAACGGCACCGCGGACGCCTACGTCGAGTCGGGCGAGTCGCTGCAGGCGGCCATCAACGCCGCTGACGAGGGCGACACCGTCGAGGTGGCGGCCGATCGGTTCGAGGTGTCGGGCGACCCGCTCGTCGTCGACACGCCCGGGCTGACGCTCCGCTCCGTCGGGCCGCGGGCGACGATCGCGCGGACGGACGCGAAGACGGGTGCTGCCGTCGATATCACGGCCGACGACGTGACGTTCGAACGGTTCGAGGTGACGTATCCCGGCGGATTGCTCGGGATCAAGGTGACCGGCCCCTCCAGCGGCGTCACCGTCCGTAACAACCGCATCCGCGATGTGGGGCCGTTTGGCAACCTCGGCGTGACGGGTATCATCGCGCAGGGCGGCGCCCACGAGGATCTGACGATCGAGAACAACTTGGTCGAGAACCTGTCGAACGAAATCGGGGCGAACGCGGGCTTCCCGACCGTCAACGGCATCTTCGTCGACGACACCTCGATCGCCGACTCGACCATCGCGAACAACGTCGTCCGCGACCTCGAAAGCGACATCGCCCCCATCGGGATCATCCTCAATCCGCCGGCGGAGAACGTCACCGTCGCGGGCAACTACGTGACCGACCTGCTCGCGTCTCCGTCGGTCGACTCCGACGACACCGACGACGCGACCAGCTACTCGTTCACCTTCGCTCAGGGGATCAACATCACGTCCGATCCGACCACGAACGTCGCCGTCGTCGAGAACACGGTCACGGACGTGACGAGCGACGTGCAGTTCCGCGGCGAGGCGGTCAAAATCGACGGCGACGCGAGCGGCGTCGCCCTCAACCGGAACAACCTGCTCGCGCCCTTCGGCGTCAACAACGCCGACGGGAGCGAACTCGACGCCACCGACAACTGGTGGGGTGATCCGGCCGGCCCCGAGGTGGCGACCGGCAATCCCCCGTCGACGACCGATCCCGACCGGCGCGACGTGCTCGGCAACGTCGATTTCGATCCGTTCCTGACCGAATCGTACGACTGA
- a CDS encoding class I fructose-bisphosphate aldolase, giving the protein MHSVDPDTRVVVALDHGLHWGVHEGFEDPEATLRRVLDAGPDGILAGVPLVRRFEDLLDRYPHVDRIVTLDLFHDSTIPGAHEDAEIHRQVFSAREAARVGADAAKVALVYGREREAVLADNVEFTAGAAEACREAGIPFVVEPTLWGARLDDDLDAERIHDATRIAFELGADVLKCHYPRTPAAFEPIADTAPVPVYIAGGPATETDREVLEMAADAVDAGAHGVMFGRNVWQRDDPAAIVAALTAVTHEGATADDAAAYL; this is encoded by the coding sequence ATGCACTCGGTCGACCCGGACACTCGCGTCGTCGTCGCGCTGGATCACGGCCTCCACTGGGGGGTTCACGAGGGGTTCGAGGACCCGGAAGCGACGCTTCGGCGCGTACTCGACGCGGGCCCGGACGGCATCCTGGCCGGCGTCCCGCTGGTCCGACGGTTCGAGGATCTGCTCGACCGTTACCCCCATGTCGACCGCATCGTCACGCTCGATCTGTTCCACGACTCGACGATCCCCGGTGCCCACGAGGACGCGGAGATTCACCGACAGGTGTTCAGCGCCCGCGAGGCGGCCCGCGTCGGCGCCGACGCCGCCAAGGTCGCACTCGTTTACGGCCGCGAACGCGAGGCGGTCCTCGCCGACAACGTTGAGTTCACCGCCGGCGCCGCCGAAGCCTGTCGGGAGGCCGGCATTCCCTTCGTCGTCGAGCCGACGCTGTGGGGGGCGCGTCTCGACGACGACCTCGACGCCGAACGGATCCACGACGCCACGCGCATCGCCTTCGAACTCGGCGCCGACGTGCTCAAGTGTCACTACCCGCGGACGCCGGCCGCCTTCGAACCCATCGCCGACACCGCCCCCGTTCCGGTGTACATCGCCGGCGGCCCCGCGACGGAGACGGATCGCGAGGTGCTGGAGATGGCCGCCGACGCCGTCGACGCCGGCGCCCACGGCGTGATGTTCGGCCGGAACGTCTGGCAGCGCGACGACCCCGCGGCCATCGTCGCCGCCCTCACGGCCGTCACCCACGAGGGCGCGACGGCCGACGACGCCGCCGCGTACCTCTGA
- a CDS encoding FGGY-family carbohydrate kinase, translating to MTERYLLGYDIGTTNSKGVLVDPDLNVVASASIPHGVSTPEPGWAEHDAESVWWGEFTRITRRLLDETAVTADRIVGVGISALAPSVVPLDEAGDPIRSGMLYGIDTRAKAEIELLNDRIGVDRIYDACGNSLTYQSAGPKLLWYKRNEPSRYERTDKIVDAVGYAVSRLTGEYVMDNAVAAFYHPLYDLSAREWNDAMVEAVGIDRDLLPETKWSTEMAGEITPAAAEATGLAAGTPVVTGTVDALASLVGVGGVDPGDTVFMYGTTGVVYTTLAEERTAPELWANPHCLEGRYVIGGGMATSGAITEWFVEEFVGDAPAGRERYAWLEAGARDVPPGAEGLIVLPYFSGGRTPINDDLARGTITGLTLDHTKFHVYRAILESVGYGFRHNLSVMKRAGVPVDRVLASGGGAESDLWRQVVSDVTGVEQEYVTTPIGAPLGVAYLTGLGTGVFDGFGALKSSMTVSSTTTPDPERHTVYDEYYGVYEDLYPSMKSEMHRVASLGNESG from the coding sequence ATGACGGAGCGCTACCTGCTCGGCTACGACATCGGGACGACGAACTCAAAGGGGGTGCTCGTCGACCCCGACCTGAACGTGGTCGCCTCGGCGTCGATTCCACACGGCGTCTCAACGCCCGAACCGGGGTGGGCGGAACACGACGCCGAATCGGTGTGGTGGGGAGAGTTCACGCGGATTACGCGGCGACTCCTCGACGAGACGGCGGTGACGGCCGATCGGATCGTCGGCGTCGGCATCAGCGCGCTCGCCCCGAGCGTGGTGCCGCTGGACGAGGCCGGCGACCCGATCCGGTCCGGAATGCTGTACGGTATCGACACGCGGGCCAAGGCGGAGATAGAGCTCCTCAACGACCGGATCGGAGTCGATCGGATCTACGACGCCTGCGGCAACTCGCTCACCTACCAGTCCGCGGGGCCGAAGCTCCTCTGGTACAAGCGAAACGAGCCGTCGCGCTACGAGCGAACCGACAAAATCGTCGACGCCGTGGGGTACGCCGTCTCCCGACTGACCGGGGAGTACGTGATGGACAACGCCGTCGCCGCCTTCTATCACCCGCTCTACGACCTGTCGGCACGGGAGTGGAACGACGCGATGGTCGAGGCAGTCGGCATCGACCGCGACCTGCTTCCCGAGACGAAGTGGTCGACGGAGATGGCGGGCGAGATCACGCCCGCGGCCGCCGAAGCGACGGGACTCGCCGCCGGGACGCCCGTGGTGACCGGCACCGTCGACGCCCTCGCCTCGCTGGTCGGCGTCGGCGGCGTCGACCCCGGGGATACGGTGTTCATGTACGGGACGACGGGCGTCGTCTACACCACGCTCGCCGAGGAGCGGACGGCGCCGGAGCTGTGGGCCAACCCGCACTGTCTGGAGGGGCGCTACGTCATCGGCGGCGGGATGGCGACCTCGGGGGCGATCACCGAGTGGTTCGTCGAGGAGTTCGTCGGCGACGCGCCGGCGGGCCGGGAACGGTACGCGTGGCTCGAGGCGGGTGCACGCGACGTACCCCCCGGCGCCGAGGGGCTGATCGTCCTCCCGTATTTCAGCGGGGGCCGGACCCCGATCAACGACGACCTCGCCCGCGGCACGATCACGGGGCTGACGCTCGATCACACGAAGTTCCACGTCTACCGCGCCATCCTCGAGAGCGTCGGCTACGGGTTCAGACACAACCTCAGCGTCATGAAGCGGGCCGGCGTGCCGGTCGACCGCGTGTTGGCGAGCGGCGGCGGCGCCGAGAGCGACCTCTGGCGACAGGTCGTCAGCGACGTCACCGGCGTCGAACAGGAGTACGTCACCACGCCCATCGGCGCGCCGCTCGGCGTCGCCTATCTCACCGGCCTCGGCACGGGCGTGTTCGACGGGTTCGGGGCGCTCAAGTCGTCGATGACGGTGTCGAGCACGACGACCCCGGACCCGGAGCGACACACCGTCTACGACGAGTACTACGGCGTCTACGAGGATCTCTACCCGTCGATGAAATCGGAGATGCACCGCGTCGCCTCGCTCGGGAACGAGTCGGGGTGA